The genome window TACATGTCTTGGCGGATCGCCAGAGGTTCGGATGAATGGACAAACACTTGCCTTGTCACAAGTCTTGCAAGTCACCGACCTTTTTAGTGCAAATTGTATCATAATTGTTGGTACAAATGtaagtcgttttgagagttgtagcctcgttctcatatttactactcattttatactttatagctgttatgtgatttaccggggtagtcggttcgggtctggAGGGATtttggaatgaaatgagacacttagtctcaaggttgaagcTTAAGTTGAAGTGATTCACCGAAtgtgacttatatgtaaacgactccggaatgaagttttgatgattctgttagcttcgttaggtgattttggacttatgagcttgtccggattgtgatttggaagtccgtagtggaattaggcttgaaatggcaaaaattagattttgggaaagtttgaccgggagtggactttttgatatcggggtcggattccgattccagaagttgaaataggtctgtaatgtcaaatgtgacttgtgtgcaaaaattggggccaatcagacgtgatttgataagtttctgTGTCGTTTGTTTGTTGGAATTCCTTagcttcaataggcttgaataggggtgcgattcgtgttttagatattatttgatgtgatttgaggcctcgattaagttcgtatcgtgttttagtacttgttggtatgtttggttgaggtcccgggggcctctggtTGATTTCGAATGGTTTTCGGATCAAAGTTTGAGTTTGAGAGACTGTTGAAGCTCGGactctgctggtgtaaccgcacctgcagagctttgatcgcaggtgcgggctgTGTTGCGGAGATGCGACTTTTTGAGAGGAGTGtgtagtggtcgcaggtgcggtagtgggattgcagaagcggaaatggaAATGGGAGCTGGGTCAGGGGCCGCAGGAGCGGAGGAAGCCGCATAAGCGAGAATGCTGGGCAAATTACTTAAAAACGAGAGttcgcgattttgcttcattttaaacatttcaagctcggttttgggcgattcttgagaggattttcgaaggatttcttgaggtaagtcccttgtgctcattttttatcaataatcttgtttcccccattgaattttccacctagttttATGTGTATTAAGGTGgagtttgggagtttgaggctagggatttgaagagtttgatttgaggatttgagtgacgatttggagtcggattttggtaattttagtatggttggactcctcgatgaatgagctttcgggttttgtgacttttatcaatTTTTGAGACGTCGGCCCGAAGGCCGACTTTTGAGCcgttttttgacttttgattaataacttagtatttttcttttggaattgattcctttagcccgtgttgattatatagaattatttatggctagattcgaagcattcagaggccgtttcgcgaggcaagggtgtgttggggtagagatttgctcggattgaggtaagtaacagtcttaaatttGGTTCTTAGGGTATGAAACCTTGTATATGTGTAATgcgattggttttgaggtgacgcacatgctaggtgacaggcgtgtgggcgtgcaccgtagaaattataACTTATTCAAATTCCAtaaaactgtgtagttgaataatctattgttatccgtatattctccatgtattagagaaatttaactacaaatcatgttaaaaatcatgtttagactatgtgttggcacactagggacccacataggtcgtgtacattttgaattatctgctaaattattgttttatactcagtcacaattttacttgcatattacatctcagtttCTATTGTTcgttattgatgcattatatcattgaTGTTTGGTCTAATTATCATGATTTTCGAGGGCCCGAAAGACTGAAGATGACTTAGTGAGGcggagggcctgattgtgaggatatttatgggcctgggttgcatgccgcaacatgtttaatttatttataccttgattggcttgttatagtgcttgtgctgaaggagcccctcccgagtctgtacacacctccagtgagcgcatgtacctactgagtgtgagtgccaagTGCTGAGCGATTGAGAGGAATACGTGACTGAgaaatgagtgattgtgaggctgGAGTGAATGGAAGGACTGAacgactgttgctctgagaggatgcatttgacttTAATTtctgttgcacttcagctgtcatatatcaccaTCTTGTAATTTCTGGAAGATATTATACTCTGTTTCACTTGAATTTGACATGGATTAACTGTTATGGCCtgaattgtcgaacttgaaagcatgcctaccttcctatgttgaaattactgtaattgaactataactgtgaagctcgtcactactttcagtcctttacttagtcttgttacttactgtgttggttgtactcacgctacaccctgtacttcgtgtgcagatccaggtatttccggacacGGTGGATGTTGATTCCTTTGCTCAGTTGATCGTTTGAGGATTTCAAGGTAGCTGTCCGACGTTTCGTagatcttgtctctccttccctatctttctgctttatgtatttagtttgaGACTATTATAGACAGTACTCCTAGATTTGTGAtgtttagacgctcatgtacttagtgacaccccgatgttaggAATTTTCTATATTGGTTTTGACTTTCTATCCAGTTTTTAGAGTTTGATGAATTTAAACCTGCGttgttttaccttttatttaaaagtgttggaatcATTTTGAaatgtcggcttgtctagtaccaTGTTAGGCGTCATTACGACATGCTacgttttgggccgtgacaataaATTATTTATAAGTCTTTGACGGATCACCATAAATTTTTTATGAATGAGGAAAGACTTGCGTTGCTACAAGTCCTATGAGATCATAGACAAATTGTATAATAACCTGTGAACAAAATATTCAGAAATCATAGTGGATAACTAGGAGTTTATAACAGATGGACTTACTTGCATTTGCCAAGAGTCCTAGGGTATTATCAACACTTCAGTTCAAAATTATGTAACAATTTTGGTACAAATTATTCAAAAATCATGATGGATAGTCAAGATTTGTACAAAAATTTCATCAACACAATTTTTTCtgcaaaaattatacaaattaaCTCCAAATTTGATATCCAACCTTCTAATACCAATCTCAATAATTTTCAATGGTTAGATTAAGTCTAAACTTTCAAAAATCAATACAAGCACCTTgccaaatttttttattttgtccCTTACACAACTGATACTTGTTGTACGAGACTTCTTTTTTTGTCTCACAATTTTGTAGTTCTCAAAATTTTGTGGATCGAGATGTGTAAGATATGAGTCCACAAATGTGTTTCACAAAAAGAAGCCCCACGCAACTAATGTTAGTTGCGTGAGGCACACAGTAAAATCACTCCACTTTGCCCTTTTCAACATTCAAGTTCAATAAACCTAACAATGTTCTTctgtaaaaatttaaaaaaaagaaaaagaaaaaaagcctAACAATGGTGGTCATAAAATATTCATATCATatgattaataaaataattatattttcccTGAAAAAAGCGCCACCACTAAAGTTTGAAATCACAATTCCCCGCCAAACCAAATACTGCTGAATTTCTCATTCTTTGTCCCCAATCTCCCATTAGCACCTGCTCAGTCCATGCGTAACTTGCAATTTATGCAGAATAGAGGGAAGAAACAGCGGAACAATGGAAAGTGGAATGATATCAGTGGATCGTTGGAGCAGGGGAAGCCAAGTCTACTTCCTAACTCACCTTCACGCCGACCACGTACGTGGACTTACTCCGAACTGGACACGTGGACCCCTTTACTGCTCACGCATCACTGCTAAGCTCTTTCCCATCAAATTCTCAGGCTTCGACCTTTCTCTCATTCGCATTGTTGAAATTGGTCACTGGCACTCTGTTTCTCTACTGTCTCCTTCCTCGGGTTCTTCTACTACTGTCTATTTCATGGCCATCGATGCTCATCATTGCCCCGGTATAGAGCTTTAATATGCGTAATTTTGTcactccttttttttttgtgcTCACTACGTGTTTGATTAATTTCCCTATGTGTTTCAAGCTTTTATGTGATTCAATCTCTATAGTTGTCTGCTGGAATAAGATCAACGGGTAGTTGCAGTTTACACGTGGATAGATATTCGCATATAAATTAGTTCTAAGATTGTCTTTACTTATTTACATAGACAAATTAATTGACCATTTTCATATGTTTTTGTCTCAAAATTTTGAACTGTTCAGAGGTCTTGATACTATGAGTATACTAATATATCTCTTGGAGTATTATTACTAATAGCGACTTTTTATTGAGCTTAAATTGCTCGCAGCTTTCTTGTGTTTTTCTTCCACTAAAGTGAAAACACTGATACCAGGAGCAATGATGTATCTGTTTCGTGGTGAATTTGGCTGCACGCTCTATACTGGGGATTTTCGTTGGGAGAGCACAAGTGAGAGAGCACAAAATGGAAGGACCATGCTGCTTAATGCTCTGAAGGATTTACAGCTTGACATGCTTTACTTGGATAATACTTACTGTAACCCTACATACTCATTTCCTTCTCGTGAAGTTGCAGCTAGACAGGTGCATTTTGTAAAATCATAATCGGCCTTCTGTCTTATGACATATTATAATTCCCTTTTCAATCTCAAGCTGCAAAAATCCAACttgtagaaattgtttaataattGTGATACTTGTTTGAGGAAGTTACTACATAGAGCATTGCCAGATTGGTTTAATTTCTGATGAATGATTCCAGGTTTTAAGCATCATATCTAGTCACCCTAATCATGATATTGTCATTGCCGTTGATACACTGGGGAAAGAAAATCTTCTGTTGTACATATCACGTGTCCTGAAAACAAAGGTACGTTTCTATCTATACAAAATAATCAGAGCTACTGTTTCTTTTGAGTCAGTATTACGAGACACCCAAAGTTTACCAGAACTATACAACTTTATCTTTATGATCAGTAGCAATGCAGTTATTCCTGGCAAGAAATTTCCGTATTCTATTGTTTGGAGGTAGAAATCCTAACTTAGGATACTTGATACCAGTAGATGGGCACATCTCTCTCCtcttgttatatatttatttcttgcTCTAAAAATTGCAATTTCAAGTTAAAACTGAGTTAATAAATTTTCAGATTGTTTCCCTCTGGATATTATTAGCATAATTGTGTCACTACAGGAACAAAAAAAAGTCCTTTCATTCTGTGCTCTTGGAAACTGCTGCCCCATTGGCAAGCTTTATGCTTCAATTGCTCTTCAACTGCCTTGCAGATTTGGGTGTGGCCAGAACGCTTACAAATTATGCATCTTCTTGGGTTCCATGAGATCTTTACGACTAAAACTTCACTAACAAGGATTCGTGCTGTTCCTCGTTATAGTTTTAACATTGAAACTCTGGAGGAACTGAATACGATACGTCCAACCATAGGGATCATGCCATCTGGTCTCCCTTGGGCGCAAAAATCTGCCAGAGGAAAGGACAACTTTTCCTTTACATGGCACACAAATATTACCACCTCCATTAGCACAAGCAAGACAATTGGAGGTTCACTAACTGCAGGGAGTTATGATAAGTACATATATAGAGTTCCATATTCTGATCACTCATGCTTTCCCGAGTTAGAAACATTTGTTGAGTTTCTCAAGCCAATTAATATCAAAGGCATTGTATCTTCATCTACTTCTTATGTGGAACCCCTTTACCACTTTGGACACCTTTGTCGGACCCAGCAAGAGTCAGAGTTCTTATTTCAGAAGCTGAGAAGTAAAGGATGTGAAAAAGTTGAAGTTATTCATGCAAAGTCTCCCTTTGGAGACACCAGTACAGTGCCATTAGGGAGGAAAAGGAGAATAAGACGAATTTTTAGTACAGGTAATCATGTTAGTAGGGTGAGGTTGTTGAGAAGAGAGAGGCAAGGAGTAAAGATTGTGGACAGAGATCCTGATTAACCTTCTACATGTCCTCCACAGCATTTTTTTTATATACACAGGTTCTGAAGTTAATCCATTGTGTGTAATGATGTAGAACTTCCTTCCACCATAAAAGAGACATTAGAAGCAGAAAAGGAATCTTTGCTTAGATTATGATTTGTATGTCTAGATCTTCTGGAGAACTTAGAAGAGCTCAAGAGTTCATTTTCTTACTTGGTCTCCACATACATGACTCATATTACTCTGCAAAGCTTTTCTTAAGGCTTGTAGACAAGTAATCTTTGTATTTTGTGTTAACATGAATTATTCTTTTTGTACAAATGAgattatttacccgaaaaacggatatagttaaatttatacgcagttctaaggatacgtggtgcAACTTAATACAAATCGCAAGTATAAATGAAAATATCAAGTATGGAttgcgaaaaatgcaaaaatagacaaggttgtaaagaagatgaattttaggactaaacaagtggaatcaaattaagaagtttgaaagaacaactcttcactgtaagagaatatggtgcttgaattacaatgttagCCAAAACCTCTTttctacagaaatgataaccaccctctttatagtagagggatcttactttagatataaaaaaaatacgtagtgggagacccatgataaatcagttttccCACAATTCCTaacaagattctctcctctagtgggattgcaacggctcttgtctatgagctcgatattgattcgagtttttcggtcttgactcgagctctcgatcatGGCTTGAgttcgattctgactcggacccttgaattgattcggggtcaatattggttggtctctgaatcataagctcgagAACTTTACTTTgcttcatagttcgatttggattcgagcttgatgataatatcgagctcgatattgatcggccCCGCggactcgaagcttgtttgtaccatcttcggaacccatctcgaagccttacttcgatcgattatgtttcgaactcgatcaatcatacgaaggtcgaaatctatttcaaccgtatacagatagtcccctcgtttctcaggaagaatatggtgagaaacgatatgattttttcaATGGCTCGATCGGATAATAAGCTGACGTTTACATTGAGCTCGACTATGACGCATGTGACAACTGTtccgtcgatttagtctttcaaggtatttaatgcatgtcagacggtggtcggccaccgctgatactgaaccgccattgcttaaacgtataaataaccctttctttaatcatttatcacttttacatcttcaaccttccaaatttcccaatttcttttttgtattctCTGAGTTTATACGCAAATCTGTGATTCCTctttgcaaaattcttcttccaaattaccaaatctttgttaccttctttaaatccaaaatggtgaagacatccaAAACCGTCTCCCAAaaggaaaaagcttcttcttcccaatccgccgccgataaaacaccggtggatcctcgccctgaggagtgcattccggcggcgtgtgttcttacctccgatttcaaacttgATAAATGTTCgccggttcctggccgatgtgagcccgtatcgagatatatttgtttgataacccgggagcacatcgagcggataaaaagagattgtaactgggagaacaaagaggtggtagtgccgtctcctgaagaggatattactactcacgtgagagggtttttaagcgtgtatacttaccctttcacgttaggccccctcgaccctgttatcatagatttttgtcgtaaatacTTAATAACCCTAGGTTAgatacatccttccttttggcaaatcattattttgatatgatattttgtgagtaaaatcgaggggatgcctttcacccttgaTTATCTTGTCTGATTataccgtcctcgcctttttcgaggagggttaataaaactccaacgtcgagctaccaaggctttgttctcgagtatagacgaggataaggatcgaggctggatgagCTGGtccgttcgagtgaggacttcggacctgatcccgaccgaaaagatgccatttcccgaggagtggaacttgaagcgtaagtgtaattctgctgttatctgctattattttgttctttcatttcttttctcaccaatattccccttttgtgatgcagcagTTCCCTGAATGCCCGGCACagtgcccgatctcaagaactgggtacgtgatctggtttcgacctcctcatatgccgagcgctcatggtgcgacttgtcaaagggccgatgggaggccaaaaatcacggtgagCACCTCTCTCGTATCTTTTGGTAATTTGAATAAGATGCTTTTAACATACTTCAATAAAAATTTCCGTATGCAGGTGTGGGCaaggatgcggttttgaggccctcgtctgTCGAgtaagaggcttcggcctctgtcccaaagccggtgaaagataataagatgAAAAGAGCCTCTGTCCTCGAAGACcaaaaatcgaagaagaggacggctcgtaagccgaacaagaataccattcctttACCGTAGAATTAGTTCTgcgtctgagggatgaagaagaggaagaagaagagaacgatgGGTCCGCTCTGGCGGCCCGAACAAAGAAGACCACCGACActccacaggcagctggatcgatggtggttcataaggctccgcctcgaactgaggatatatcggagagagattcgggtagagtccccAAGTTGCTGGAGATCGAAGATGTTTCCCATCGAAGCCGActgatgggggatatgtctgaaggggctcttCCCAAATcttttcgaaccgaagagaatgccctAGATAACTCATTTGGGGTAGTAGCAATCGAAGgctcgcccaccttccctgctttttctacaggggcgattcgggaagcccaagctttgggggctctcgaattagataggcctcatgatggagaggatccttttcgtgacctgttCATCGGCGTCGAAGACACTGCCGGTACAAGTGacgcatcagatctttttcacggagtgcagcaTGCTTTGAATCAGGTAGGTCTTAAATCATATGGCGTTACCCTTAAGTTTGCTTTTCCTTTCTgacttcgtttcttctttctcTGCAGGCCGCGACAgttcatcgagaatcatgttctcggtcccgaaccgagctgcgtcgatacgaggccgagcttcaacgggttacggaggagaggaactccttaAAGCTCCTTTTGGGCCAAAagggagaggaaataaaagacctccaagctgagttggccagggctcaccaagatcagatcgatctatccgagcaggtaataatacttttaaaagcctatgggcttgataccggaacgatggctaatatttcaatctcacagctgcagcagaaaatcGAGATGATCGAAAAACTCCGTGAAGAAGTTGATGTGATAAGAGcagagtctttgaagtggaaagtaggaatggaccgctttgctgcaaagaaagaaactgctcgagcccaattgtcatcagccgaaaaccaacttcaaaaaatgaaggaaaaaagcTCGGTCCAAGCAAGaggaatagaggagctcgaggctcggttggcctctgtacttgccaaggccgaatctgacaccgaaaaggcaaaggccgatgcggatgcactcgtggccgtctatcgggccgatgctgaagctgcccaggtccaagcaagagaggtagccgaggccgccgatactcgagcacattgggtcactGAACTTGCTAAGTTCCGATCTCGGAGAGAGACCctagaggagatccatgctcgaggtttcgacctcgctgaagagataaaaagggccaaagaattcgaagtcgatgctgaagccttggtttccgatgacgatgatgatgacaatgatgatgacgatgagaGTAACAGGGGgggggggagcccgatagagaagagaccgctcctggggatgactaggaagcttagtccttaatttttacgttgtaatcaatcatgtaaataattttgtatataaaaatatccccttttttgccgacttgcttctgtttttgtttcctgtcttgtgaagactttattcacgccttatgaatattttcacaaggatttaaacaacttaatcaaatttggacttcataGCCTCCATAACCGAGCGagtgcttactcaaacttgaagcgatgtagcccttaggcttattagttgagtcagtGATTCGAggtcgaagaaatatagcccgtaggcataatggtcgagtgagtgcttgctcgaactcgaaataaaaataacccgtaggcttagtagtcgagtgaatgattcgaactcgaaataatgtagcccgtaggcgtaatggtcgagtgagtacttgctcgaactcgaaataaaagtagctcgtaggcttagtagtcgagtgaatgattcgaactcgaaataatgtagcccgtaggcgtaatagtcgattgagtgcttgctcgaactcgaaataatgtagctcgtaggcttaatagttgagtgagtgatttcgaactcgaagtaatgtagcccgtaggctaaatggtggagtgagtgcttgctcgaactcgaaataaaagtatcccataggcttagtagtcgagtgaatgattcgaactcgaaataatgtagcccgttggCGTAATAGTCgattgagtgcttgctcgaactcgaaataatgtagctcgtaggcttaatagttgagtgagtgatttcgaactcgaagtaatgtagcccgtaagctaaATGGtggagtgagtgatttctcaaactcaagataaaagtagcccgtaggcttagtagccgagtgagtgcttgttcgaactcgagtcggtgtagcccttgggcttcgttgattttcggttggcagtccccgatttaaggGGTAGTGGTCGGCCCttaatcctgtttgcataataaatctcgaaatagaggaaatTTTTCTTAGATATAAGATGTGGGTTAAGAAGAAAGTTTTCTTTGTaaatcattatacatgtgttcatgttttgtgtcagggatcgggccaactacatgagcaaggttcgttttgaccatttggctcttacaatttttcctatcggaaccctgttcattatgaagtaactttcttgcatcgagcTCGATATGTTTGAGGGGTACTgcccccctagtattcgaggtcgatggtaaagaggcctcagatactgttgaattattctaagttagcacgatcaatggttgccttattaaaaaccttgccgaaaaaatccatttgggataaaaccggtctaagggaaaaagagtgcaacgcgtactttcagacctaaggctttgtattgaagga of Nicotiana tomentosiformis chromosome 7, ASM39032v3, whole genome shotgun sequence contains these proteins:
- the LOC104106150 gene encoding uncharacterized protein; its protein translation is MESGMISVDRWSRGSQVYFLTHLHADHVRGLTPNWTRGPLYCSRITAKLFPIKFSGFDLSLIRIVEIGHWHSVSLLSPSSGSSTTVYFMAIDAHHCPGAMMYLFRGEFGCTLYTGDFRWESTSERAQNGRTMLLNALKDLQLDMLYLDNTYCNPTYSFPSREVAARQVLSIISSHPNHDIVIAVDTLGKENLLLYISRVLKTKIWVWPERLQIMHLLGFHEIFTTKTSLTRIRAVPRYSFNIETLEELNTIRPTIGIMPSGLPWAQKSARGKDNFSFTWHTNITTSISTSKTIGGSLTAGSYDKYIYRVPYSDHSCFPELETFVEFLKPINIKGIVSSSTSYVEPLYHFGHLCRTQQESEFLFQKLRSKGCEKVEVIHAKSPFGDTSTVPLGRKRRIRRIFSTGNHVSRVRLLRRERQGVKIVDRDPD
- the LOC138895321 gene encoding uncharacterized protein; the protein is MVKTSKTVSQKEKASSSQSAADKTPVDPRPEECIPAACVLTSDFKLDKCSPVPGRFLRLRDEEEEEEENDGSALAARTKKTTDTPQAAGSMVVHKAPPRTEDISERDSGRVPKLLEIEDVSHRSRLMGDMSEGALPKSFRTEENALDNSFGVVAIEGSPTFPAFSTGAIREAQALGALELDRPHDGEDPFRDLFIGVEDTAGTSDASDLFHGVQHALNQAATVHRESCSRSRTELRRYEAELQRVTEERNSLKLLLGQKGEEIKDLQAELARAHQDQIDLSEQLQQKIEMIEKLREEVDVIRAESLKWKVGMDRFAAKKETARAQLSSAENQLQKMKEKSSVQARGIEELEARLASVQAREVAEAADTRAHWVTELAKFRSRRETLEEIHARGFDLAEEIKRAKEFEVDAEALVSDDDDDDNDDDDESNRGGGSPIEKRPLLGMTRKLSP